One Methylomonas sp. LL1 DNA window includes the following coding sequences:
- a CDS encoding SDR family NAD(P)-dependent oxidoreductase yields the protein MSLTDQVILITGAGGGLGGTAALALAKRGAKLILLDKSIPKLEKIYDAIVNCGGTEPVMYPFDLAGASEAQYQEMADAIGQHYGSLQGLLHSAVEFSAYTPLAIHKTQDWGHALNVNLNAPFLLSRVLLPLMQKSPHASIVFTSDSAARQAQAYSGAYGVSKIALEGFAKILAEELEAGQKIRVNTLVPGPVDSPLRKKAYPAEDKSKLPPMSSLDPIYCYLFDTASIGITGQIIDAQTFTFE from the coding sequence TGACCGATCAAGTTATTCTGATCACCGGAGCGGGCGGAGGACTCGGCGGCACCGCCGCGCTGGCGTTGGCCAAACGCGGCGCCAAACTGATTTTGCTGGATAAAAGCATCCCCAAGCTGGAAAAAATATACGACGCCATCGTTAATTGCGGCGGCACCGAACCCGTTATGTATCCCTTCGACTTGGCCGGCGCCAGCGAAGCCCAATACCAGGAAATGGCCGATGCCATCGGCCAACATTATGGCTCGCTGCAAGGCCTGTTGCATTCCGCCGTGGAATTCAGCGCTTATACGCCTCTGGCTATACATAAAACCCAGGATTGGGGCCACGCCTTAAACGTCAACTTGAATGCCCCGTTTTTATTGAGCCGGGTGCTACTGCCGTTGATGCAAAAAAGTCCGCATGCTTCGATTGTGTTTACCTCGGATTCCGCCGCGCGACAAGCCCAGGCTTATAGCGGCGCTTATGGCGTGTCTAAAATCGCGCTGGAGGGCTTTGCCAAGATTTTGGCCGAAGAACTGGAAGCCGGGCAAAAAATCCGAGTCAATACCCTGGTTCCAGGCCCGGTCGATTCGCCGCTACGCAAAAAAGCCTATCCGGCCGAAGACAAATCCAAACTGCCGCCAATGAGCAGCTTGGACCCGATTTACTGTTACTTATTTGACACGGCCAGCATCGGTATCACTGGTCAAATTATTGACGCACAGACTTTTACATTCGAATGA